A single region of the Mercenaria mercenaria strain notata chromosome 6, MADL_Memer_1, whole genome shotgun sequence genome encodes:
- the LOC123549671 gene encoding uncharacterized protein LOC123549671 isoform X3: MEVKEYPHVFPTWEIFPRAHYFKNRYVDLHLRFNKVMSALPKRFHRKDLMSQLDILSRCLRSFLQVTVIGMEDMAVGQFIVSTEALEKHTDLPGPVNEGIHICICHAKIRDLGELGKQDIGVIVDSVSKGFLQRCTNLSNIFFFCETKNNEFNENNAEKFRTDLLPTLQKLNEHCHYPLEILIGPKEGNLPSSVSNAIEKQIIDGFHDVFMFLQTFIRKDCVSYQENLDILESDLVVGTIKEFLRNGDSLVDSEAVSEHISFFDMIIQTLCHQTMCAAVSPMAAKHNIPEWVCHGLLEEINFEKELQKSMSKNTIHHLKEFEKYTQNLVIQRAEGKTVEGSSQNKYFSFDFIYYKLKEDLSEAVTSAEKKLAAMNRITIVMRKMVFEVRGYLKQTVVTIEILESGQRKLALEDITDKMREDIMGTKVVYGMRTLYGQLEIHLKMGLDEATLTDAKDNINQIMKTHRFSHPFTIKTVDKAPQILARDFYEQGDIIFSPFPDNGEQIRKGTLGCFIKSTDGVTYGVTCAHVVDPHENNEHKVYIRSPDCLFAISNPNMIVYGRDKDQYLTDFTAIRVVPEKLNMCSFYFKDESGNNKNVKLSRESSSELVGSYVLKYGAATGCTNGIIASNSYIFGGQSSIEHLVIVEPLPVTSDEVCDILTNGSSNSLPSTQGELPIAPAEGAQTDTEEPDVVDLLYITSTDIV; the protein is encoded by the exons ATGGAAGTAAAAGAATACCCGCATGTATTTCCCACATGGGAAATATTCCCACGTGCACATTACTTTAAGAATCGCTATGTGGATTTACATTTACGATTTAACAAAGTTATGA GTGCTCTTCCGAAAAGATTTCACCGTAAAGATTTGATGTCACAGTTAGATATCCTAAGTCGGTGCCTTCGAAGCTTCCTTCAGGTCACTGTTATTGGAATGGAAGACATGGCTGTTGGGCAGTTTATTGTCTCAACTGAAGCACTAGAGAAACACACCGACCTGCCTGGTCCTGTCAATGAAGGAATTCACATATGTATATGTCATGCAAAAATAAGAGATCTCGGAGAATTAGGAAAACAG GATATTGGCGTCATAGTTGACTCTGTATCTAAAGGTTTTCTTCAGAGATGTACAAATTTatccaacatattttttttttgtgaaacaaaaaataatgaatttaacGAGAATAATGCAGAAAAGTTTCGCACAGATCTTCTTCCAACACTGCAGAAACTGAACGAACATTGCCATTATCCATTAGAAATTTTGATTGGACCGAAAGAGGGAAATCTTCCGTCGTCAGTATCTAATGCAATTGAGAAACAAATCATAGATGGATTCCACGATGTATTTATGTTTCTACAGACATTCATAAGGAAAGACTGTGTCTCGTATCaggaaaatttagatattttagaaaGTGACCTAGTTGTCGGTACCATTAAAGAGTTCCTTCGAAATGGCGATAGCTTAGTTGACTCGGAAGCAGTTTCTGAACATATCTCATTTTTTGATATGATAATTCAAACTCTGTGCCATCAAACCATGTGTGCTGCAGTTTCTCCAATGGCAGCAAAACACAACATTCCGGAATGGGTATGTCATGGATTGCTGGAGGAAATCAATTTCGAAAAGGAACTCCAGAAGTCCATGTCGAAAAACACAATCCACCATCTAAAAGAGTttgaaaaatacacacaaaaccTTGTGATTCAAAGAGCTGAAGGCAAAACTGTTGAAGGATccagtcaaaataaatatttcagcttTGATTTCATCTATTATAAGCTTAAGGAAGACTTGTCTGAAGCAGTGACGTCAGCAGAAAAGAAACTTGCCGCTATGAACAGGATAACAATAGTTATGAGGAAAATGGTTTTTGAGGTCAGAGGCTATCTAAAGCAGACAGTCGTTACCATTGAGATTCTTGAATCTGGCCAGAGAAAACTGGCGCTTGAAGATATTACAGATAAAATGCGGGAAGATATTATGGg CACTAAGGTCGTGTATGGCATGCGTACTCTATATGGGCAACTAGAGATTCATTTAAAGATGGGCCTGGATGAAGCGACCCTCACAGACGCAAAAGACAATATTAACCAAATTATGAAGACACATAGGTTTTCCCACCCATTTACTATCAAAACTGTCGATAAAGCTCCGCAAATATTGGCACGAGATTTTTATGAGCAAGGCGATATAATATTTAGTCCGTTTCCTGACAATGGTGAACAAATTCGAAAAGGAACCTTAGGCTGCTTTATCAAAAGTACTGACGGTGTTACTTATGGTGTTACGTGTGCCCATGTTGTTGATCCACACGAGAATAACGAGCACAAAGTTTACATTCGTTCGCCAGATTGTCTGTTTGCAATCAGCAATCCGAATATGATAGTTTACGGTAGAGACAAAGATCAATATTTGACAGACTTCACAGCAATTAGGGTTGTACCTGAAAAACTAAACATGTGCAGTTTTTACTTTAAAGATGAGTCCGGTAATAACAAAAATGTCAAGTTATCCAGAGAATCATCAAGTGAACTAGTAGGTAGTTATGTGTTGAAATATGGAGCTGCAACTGGATGTACTAACGGCATCATAGCGTCAAACAGTTATATATTTGGCGGACAATCCTCAATTGAACACCTTGTTATTGTTGAACCATTGCCTGTCACTTCGGATGAAGTATGTGACATTCTTACGAACGGAAGTAGCAATTCACTGCCAAGTACTCAGGGAGAGCTGCCTATCGCCCCTGCCGAAGGTGCCCAGACTGACACTGAAGAGCCCGACGTAGTTGATTTGTTATATATCACATCAACGGATATAGTTTGA
- the LOC123549671 gene encoding uncharacterized protein LOC123549671 isoform X4, giving the protein MPESGSNPDFFFLISYCSFLSCIVCIYSICSSFTLYSCSFINLTNIIFDMIKKNSHLLSINDPGIPHGYKGLFLDNGYMIKHNYVDGFRLKSDLYININLQKKMEVKEYPHVFPTWEIFPRAHYFKNRYVDLHLRFNKVMSALPKRFHRKDLMSQLDILSRCLRSFLQVTVIGMEDMAVGQFIVSTEALEKHTDLPGPVNEGIHICICHAKIRDLGELGKQLKEDLSEAVTSAEKKLAAMNRITIVMRKMVFEVRGYLKQTVVTIEILESGQRKLALEDITDKMREDIMGTKVVYGMRTLYGQLEIHLKMGLDEATLTDAKDNINQIMKTHRFSHPFTIKTVDKAPQILARDFYEQGDIIFSPFPDNGEQIRKGTLGCFIKSTDGVTYGVTCAHVVDPHENNEHKVYIRSPDCLFAISNPNMIVYGRDKDQYLTDFTAIRVVPEKLNMCSFYFKDESGNNKNVKLSRESSSELVGSYVLKYGAATGCTNGIIASNSYIFGGQSSIEHLVIVEPLPVTSDEVCDILTNGSSNSLPSTQGELPIAPAEGAQTDTEEPDVVDLLYITSTDIV; this is encoded by the exons atGCCCGAGTCGGGATCAAACCCGGACTTTTTCTTTCTGATTTCGTATTGTTCGTTTCTATCTTGTATTGTTTGTATTTATAGCATATGTTCATCATTCACTTTATATTCATGTTCGTTcataaatttaacaaatatcatctttgatatgataaaaaaaaactctcaTCTGCTATCGATAAATGATCCTGGGATCCCACATGGCTACAAAGGGCTATTTTTAGATAATGGATATAtgattaaacataattatgttgatgGTTTCAGGCTTAAATCGGATTTATATATTAACATTAATCTACAG AAGAAGATGGAAGTAAAAGAATACCCGCATGTATTTCCCACATGGGAAATATTCCCACGTGCACATTACTTTAAGAATCGCTATGTGGATTTACATTTACGATTTAACAAAGTTATGA GTGCTCTTCCGAAAAGATTTCACCGTAAAGATTTGATGTCACAGTTAGATATCCTAAGTCGGTGCCTTCGAAGCTTCCTTCAGGTCACTGTTATTGGAATGGAAGACATGGCTGTTGGGCAGTTTATTGTCTCAACTGAAGCACTAGAGAAACACACCGACCTGCCTGGTCCTGTCAATGAAGGAATTCACATATGTATATGTCATGCAAAAATAAGAGATCTCGGAGAATTAGGAAAACAG CTTAAGGAAGACTTGTCTGAAGCAGTGACGTCAGCAGAAAAGAAACTTGCCGCTATGAACAGGATAACAATAGTTATGAGGAAAATGGTTTTTGAGGTCAGAGGCTATCTAAAGCAGACAGTCGTTACCATTGAGATTCTTGAATCTGGCCAGAGAAAACTGGCGCTTGAAGATATTACAGATAAAATGCGGGAAGATATTATGGg CACTAAGGTCGTGTATGGCATGCGTACTCTATATGGGCAACTAGAGATTCATTTAAAGATGGGCCTGGATGAAGCGACCCTCACAGACGCAAAAGACAATATTAACCAAATTATGAAGACACATAGGTTTTCCCACCCATTTACTATCAAAACTGTCGATAAAGCTCCGCAAATATTGGCACGAGATTTTTATGAGCAAGGCGATATAATATTTAGTCCGTTTCCTGACAATGGTGAACAAATTCGAAAAGGAACCTTAGGCTGCTTTATCAAAAGTACTGACGGTGTTACTTATGGTGTTACGTGTGCCCATGTTGTTGATCCACACGAGAATAACGAGCACAAAGTTTACATTCGTTCGCCAGATTGTCTGTTTGCAATCAGCAATCCGAATATGATAGTTTACGGTAGAGACAAAGATCAATATTTGACAGACTTCACAGCAATTAGGGTTGTACCTGAAAAACTAAACATGTGCAGTTTTTACTTTAAAGATGAGTCCGGTAATAACAAAAATGTCAAGTTATCCAGAGAATCATCAAGTGAACTAGTAGGTAGTTATGTGTTGAAATATGGAGCTGCAACTGGATGTACTAACGGCATCATAGCGTCAAACAGTTATATATTTGGCGGACAATCCTCAATTGAACACCTTGTTATTGTTGAACCATTGCCTGTCACTTCGGATGAAGTATGTGACATTCTTACGAACGGAAGTAGCAATTCACTGCCAAGTACTCAGGGAGAGCTGCCTATCGCCCCTGCCGAAGGTGCCCAGACTGACACTGAAGAGCCCGACGTAGTTGATTTGTTATATATCACATCAACGGATATAGTTTGA
- the LOC123549671 gene encoding uncharacterized protein LOC123549671 isoform X2: MPESGSNPDFFFLISYCSFLSCIVCIYSICSSFTLYSCSFINLTNIIFDMIKKNSHLLSINDPGIPHGYKGLFLDNGYMIKHNYVDGFRLKSDLYININLQKKMEVKEYPHVFPTWEIFPRAHYFKNRYVDLHLRFNKVMSALPKRFHRKDLMSQLDILSRCLRSFLQVTVIGMEDMAVGQFIVSTEALEKHTDLPGPVNEGIHICICHAKIRDLGELGKQDIGVIVDSVSKGFLQRCTNLSNIFFFCETKNNEFNENNAEKFRTDLLPTLQKLNEHCHYPLEILIGPKEGNLPSSVSNAIEKQIIDGFHDVFMFLQTFIRKDCVSYQENLDILESDLVVGTIKEFLRNGDSLVDSEAVSEHISFFDMIIQTLCHQTMCAAVSPMAAKHNIPEWVCHGLLEEINFEKELQKSMSKNTIHHLKEFEKYTQNLVIQRAEGKTVEGSSQNKYFSFDFIYYKLKEDLSEAVTSAEKKLAAMNRITIVMRKMVFEVRGYLKQTVVTIEILESGQRKLALEDITDKMREDIMGTKVVYGMRTLYGQLEIHLKMGLDEATLTDAKDNINQIMKTHRFSHPFTIKTVDKAPQILARDFYEQGDIIFSPFPDNGEQIRKGTLGCFIKSTDGVTYGVTCAHVVDPHENNEHKVYIRSPDCLFAISNPNMIVYGRDKDQYLTDFTAIRVVPEKLNMCSFYFKDESGNNKNVKLSRESSSELVGSYVLKYGAATGCTNGIIASNSYIFGGQSSIEHLVIVEPLPVTSDEVCDILTNGSSNSLPSTQGELPIAPAEGAQTDTEEPDVVDLLYITSTDIV; encoded by the exons atGCCCGAGTCGGGATCAAACCCGGACTTTTTCTTTCTGATTTCGTATTGTTCGTTTCTATCTTGTATTGTTTGTATTTATAGCATATGTTCATCATTCACTTTATATTCATGTTCGTTcataaatttaacaaatatcatctttgatatgataaaaaaaaactctcaTCTGCTATCGATAAATGATCCTGGGATCCCACATGGCTACAAAGGGCTATTTTTAGATAATGGATATAtgattaaacataattatgttgatgGTTTCAGGCTTAAATCGGATTTATATATTAACATTAATCTACAG AAGAAGATGGAAGTAAAAGAATACCCGCATGTATTTCCCACATGGGAAATATTCCCACGTGCACATTACTTTAAGAATCGCTATGTGGATTTACATTTACGATTTAACAAAGTTATGA GTGCTCTTCCGAAAAGATTTCACCGTAAAGATTTGATGTCACAGTTAGATATCCTAAGTCGGTGCCTTCGAAGCTTCCTTCAGGTCACTGTTATTGGAATGGAAGACATGGCTGTTGGGCAGTTTATTGTCTCAACTGAAGCACTAGAGAAACACACCGACCTGCCTGGTCCTGTCAATGAAGGAATTCACATATGTATATGTCATGCAAAAATAAGAGATCTCGGAGAATTAGGAAAACAG GATATTGGCGTCATAGTTGACTCTGTATCTAAAGGTTTTCTTCAGAGATGTACAAATTTatccaacatattttttttttgtgaaacaaaaaataatgaatttaacGAGAATAATGCAGAAAAGTTTCGCACAGATCTTCTTCCAACACTGCAGAAACTGAACGAACATTGCCATTATCCATTAGAAATTTTGATTGGACCGAAAGAGGGAAATCTTCCGTCGTCAGTATCTAATGCAATTGAGAAACAAATCATAGATGGATTCCACGATGTATTTATGTTTCTACAGACATTCATAAGGAAAGACTGTGTCTCGTATCaggaaaatttagatattttagaaaGTGACCTAGTTGTCGGTACCATTAAAGAGTTCCTTCGAAATGGCGATAGCTTAGTTGACTCGGAAGCAGTTTCTGAACATATCTCATTTTTTGATATGATAATTCAAACTCTGTGCCATCAAACCATGTGTGCTGCAGTTTCTCCAATGGCAGCAAAACACAACATTCCGGAATGGGTATGTCATGGATTGCTGGAGGAAATCAATTTCGAAAAGGAACTCCAGAAGTCCATGTCGAAAAACACAATCCACCATCTAAAAGAGTttgaaaaatacacacaaaaccTTGTGATTCAAAGAGCTGAAGGCAAAACTGTTGAAGGATccagtcaaaataaatatttcagcttTGATTTCATCTATTATAAGCTTAAGGAAGACTTGTCTGAAGCAGTGACGTCAGCAGAAAAGAAACTTGCCGCTATGAACAGGATAACAATAGTTATGAGGAAAATGGTTTTTGAGGTCAGAGGCTATCTAAAGCAGACAGTCGTTACCATTGAGATTCTTGAATCTGGCCAGAGAAAACTGGCGCTTGAAGATATTACAGATAAAATGCGGGAAGATATTATGGg CACTAAGGTCGTGTATGGCATGCGTACTCTATATGGGCAACTAGAGATTCATTTAAAGATGGGCCTGGATGAAGCGACCCTCACAGACGCAAAAGACAATATTAACCAAATTATGAAGACACATAGGTTTTCCCACCCATTTACTATCAAAACTGTCGATAAAGCTCCGCAAATATTGGCACGAGATTTTTATGAGCAAGGCGATATAATATTTAGTCCGTTTCCTGACAATGGTGAACAAATTCGAAAAGGAACCTTAGGCTGCTTTATCAAAAGTACTGACGGTGTTACTTATGGTGTTACGTGTGCCCATGTTGTTGATCCACACGAGAATAACGAGCACAAAGTTTACATTCGTTCGCCAGATTGTCTGTTTGCAATCAGCAATCCGAATATGATAGTTTACGGTAGAGACAAAGATCAATATTTGACAGACTTCACAGCAATTAGGGTTGTACCTGAAAAACTAAACATGTGCAGTTTTTACTTTAAAGATGAGTCCGGTAATAACAAAAATGTCAAGTTATCCAGAGAATCATCAAGTGAACTAGTAGGTAGTTATGTGTTGAAATATGGAGCTGCAACTGGATGTACTAACGGCATCATAGCGTCAAACAGTTATATATTTGGCGGACAATCCTCAATTGAACACCTTGTTATTGTTGAACCATTGCCTGTCACTTCGGATGAAGTATGTGACATTCTTACGAACGGAAGTAGCAATTCACTGCCAAGTACTCAGGGAGAGCTGCCTATCGCCCCTGCCGAAGGTGCCCAGACTGACACTGAAGAGCCCGACGTAGTTGATTTGTTATATATCACATCAACGGATATAGTTTGA